In Denticeps clupeoides chromosome 1, fDenClu1.1, whole genome shotgun sequence, a single window of DNA contains:
- the tmem234 gene encoding transmembrane protein 234 gives MASPAELLCLLLVSALWGGTNPLLKRATEGIERLERSGVALQLLAEVKFLLLNVRYLLPFLLNQSGSVLYYFTLASTELSLAVPVVNSLTFLFTLLVGGLLGEDVGGKGSVCGMLLTMLGISLCVLSSVSEDQDQVTHVHS, from the exons ATGGCGTCTCCCG CGGAGCTGCTGTGTCTCCTGCTGGTCTCCGCGCTCTGGGGCGGGACCAACCCGCTCCTGAAGCGGGCCACCGAGGGCATCGAGCGGCTGGAGAGGAGCGGCGTGGCGCTGCAGCTGCTGGCTGAAGTCAAGTTCCTGCTGCTCAACGTCCGG TACCTGCTGCCCTTCCTGCTCAACCAGAGTGGATCTGTGCTCTACTACTTCACCCTGGCATCCACAG AGCTGTCCTTGGCTGTGCCTGTTGTAAACTCCCTCACCTTCCTCTTCACTCTCCTGGTCGGTGGTCTGCTCGGCGAGGACGTCGGTGGGAAAG GATCCGTGTGTGGGATGCTGCTCACCATGCTTGGCATCTCGCTGTGTGTCCTGAGCTCCGTGAGTGAAGACCAAGACCAAGTGACGCACGTTCACTCATGA